A stretch of DNA from Streptosporangiales bacterium:
AACCGGCGGCGCGCTCCGCCTCACTGCGTTCGACGCAGAACTCGTTGCCCTCCGGGTCGGCCAGCACGACGAAGCCCGAGCCGTCCGGCTTGCGGAAGTCGGCGACCTGCGTGGCCCCGAGGCCGAGCAGTCGCTCGACCTCCTCGTCGCGGGTGCGGTCGGTCGGCACCATGTCGAGGTGTACGCGGTTCTTCACCGTCTTGCCCTCGGGCACCGGGATGAACAGCAGGTGGTAGACGCCCTTCGGGTCTTGGAGCACCCACTCGGGGTCGCCCGGCTCGTTGGGGTTGTCGGGCACGTCGATGAAGCCGGTCACCTTGCGCCAGAACTCACCGAGGCGCGAGGGGTCGGGCCCGGAGTCGAACGTGATGGTGCGGATGTACGAGGTCATGATGTGTCCTGTCGGTCAAAGGTGCATCCGCGGCTCAGGCATTGTCCTCATGGACCGCGGAAGGCACGGAAACGAGCACTGACATCGCCGTACCTCCTTCCTTCCTCGAGTGCCGGCGTCCCCGTTGTCAGGACGGCGCGCAGCATCCCACGGCTGCCCGGCGGCGCGCACGGGGGTTTCCGTGCGTGGTGAGCGGTACGGTGCGCGGATGAGGCCGTACGTGCTGCTGTCGGTGGCGACGTCGGTCGACGGCCACGTCGACGACGCGAGCGACGCCCGGCTGGTGCTGTCGAACGAGGCTGACCTCGACCGGGTCGACGAGGTCAGGGCCGGCTGCGACGCGATCCTCGTCGGCGCCTCCACCGTCCGGCGCGACGATCCCCGGCTGGTGGTCAGGGCGGAGCGGCTGCGCGCCGACCGTGTCGCGCGAGGACGGCCGGCCGACCCCCTCAAGGTGACGATCACGACGAGCGGCGAGCTCGACCCGGCCGCCCGGTTCTTCCGCACGGGAGAGAGCGGTCGGCTCGTCTACTGTGCGGACGCGACGGCCGGCGCGCTCGGCAGCCGGCTCGGCGGTCTCGCCGACGTGGTCGCCGGCGGACCCGGTGCGGTCGACCTGCCCTGGCTGCTCGCGGACCTGCACGGGCGCGGCGTTCGCAAGCTGCTCGTCGAGGGCGGTCCCGCCGTCGCGGGAGCGTTCCTGGCGGCAGGTCTCGTCGATGAGCTGCACCTGGTGATCGCGCCGTTCTTCGTCGGCGACCCGGCCGCACCGCGGTTCACCGTGCCGGGGTCGACGCCGTACGGTCCGGCACGACCGATGACGCTCGCGGAGGTCCGCCGGCTCGACGGCGTTGTGCTG
This window harbors:
- a CDS encoding VOC family protein, which encodes MTSYIRTITFDSGPDPSRLGEFWRKVTGFIDVPDNPNEPGDPEWVLQDPKGVYHLLFIPVPEGKTVKNRVHLDMVPTDRTRDEEVERLLGLGATQVADFRKPDGSGFVVLADPEGNEFCVERSEAERAAG
- a CDS encoding deaminase, which translates into the protein MRPYVLLSVATSVDGHVDDASDARLVLSNEADLDRVDEVRAGCDAILVGASTVRRDDPRLVVRAERLRADRVARGRPADPLKVTITTSGELDPAARFFRTGESGRLVYCADATAGALGSRLGGLADVVAGGPGAVDLPWLLADLHGRGVRKLLVEGGPAVAGAFLAAGLVDELHLVIAPFFVGDPAAPRFTVPGSTPYGPARPMTLAEVRRLDGVVLLRYVFGG